TCTGCTACAGGTCCAGCGCAACAGCTCTTATCAGATGGCAGAGATAAAGGGAACCTGCTAGTCAGCCAGCCAGTGCAGCCCCTCCCTGCTCCCAGGATGGCAGATGTTTCTCCTGTAGCCATGGGGACTTGGCCTTACCAGGCTAGCTCTCTAGTGCCACAACACAGTATACAAGCTGGTGATCCTGCTGCGAGCAGTGCAATAAGTCCCAACAGACAGGAAGAGCCTGCACCCAGCGTCCCCACAGAAGAGGAGGAGCTTGAGGAGACTTGGGATGGGGAAGTATTAAGTGATAATGAACTGGAAGAATTAGCAACCAGTGGACTTGAAAACAAGATGAAAGTTGTACAAAAAGGTTGTGAGTTTTATGATGAAAAGGGTGACTTTCTTTACAGCATCTGAGCTTAATCTCGAAAACTAAATTAATAACTGGTTTAATAAAATATTATATTTTTCCTCATATGTTAAGCTTTGTTGACAGTAAATATGCACAAGCAATATAAGCTGTTATATAGTCTGCAGAAGCTGTGTGCTCTGTATATACCAGA
This DNA window, taken from Hyperolius riggenbachi isolate aHypRig1 chromosome 3, aHypRig1.pri, whole genome shotgun sequence, encodes the following:
- the NGRN gene encoding neugrin isoform X2; translation: MKKQQKAIRFQRMKREMEPPGPPERRLTWNAIEQIRHLREEFPEEWTVQRLAVGFNVGTDEIRRVLKSKFLPSAARKMKQDASVSRRLGQISSGAGLGQLQLTSSATGPAQQLLSDGRDKGNLLVSQPVQPLPAPRMADVSPVAMGTWPYQASSLVPQHSIQAGDPAASSAISPNRQEEPAPSVPTEEEELEETWDGEVLSDNELEELATSGLENKMKVVQKGCEFYDEKGDFLYSI